In one Betta splendens chromosome 14, fBetSpl5.4, whole genome shotgun sequence genomic region, the following are encoded:
- the ltbp3 gene encoding latent-transforming growth factor beta-binding protein 3 isoform X1, protein MPSLIPHLLVIWISVHRLAWCTERSSARERFKVVIAPLICKRICLKGQCQDTCEQGNNTTLIAENGRGADTLIGQGFRVVVCPLTCLNGGVCSSRKHCLCPPGFTGRLCQFPLQQTHQAQAARGNKQPVYPISLKPDGQKLVEQPVGRMQHTVFTLPFTHLGYHSSEVQINVRVPHASVEHSHVKPPHKTAQRPAPSRHKPKGRCFQETTPKQACNSTPLPVLTNQEDCCGSVGNSWGQNKCYQCPNLPNASVKQTIVEDYGPTCPQGYKRYNSTHCQDINECSLQGVCQNGDCLNTLGSFKCSCNSGYVLDRNRCVESPLESAQCFLMASESRGCEHPLPTHITRDTCCCTVGKAWGRGCERCPQVGTVAFSKICPAGKGYYLQRETVAFSFNHDKPPEATPPVQQAPTSTSAYRVPVTKPTPPPIVRLTPGYGPHETQTKVLPETDECSLSRNICGHGECENSPNGHICHCHPGYHLNPQRNICEDECDSEPCGHGRGFCVNTDGGYRCFCRQGYKHLVQQGRLKCVDVNECLKQDICGAGGQCENLPGSYKCECYSGFKSKSHRHPACEDINECLNPDVCPNEQCENTPGSFECVPCSPGHEARGGACYDINECQKPGVCPNGRCENLPGTYRCLCNEGFLPSADSKGCSDIDECEDVRLCAYGHCINTEGSFQCQCYPGYQRTQEGSHCEDINECERPSNCQRGHCINSMGSYHCKCEKGYMLVGGRRCQDIDECATDRSLCQPYGFCENKAGSYECVCNHGYDLSEDKHSCEMQRMQEEKKECYLNLDDTVFCDSVLATNVTKQECCCSIGVGWGDHCEIYPCPVSQSAEFHYLCPNGQGLYYEERLQYSLPAYHDIDECALFADEICKKGRCENTMPGYECYCQQGFYYDGNLLECIDVNECHDESLCTNGQCINTEGSFYCNCNQPWIPDPYKKKCVMATVADVNECEDPQNCKNGHCVDTPGSYYCICSPPWTLATDRNSCVTPEEQADVDECQDPSYCKNGRCENTPGSFHCFCDPPLTFSAALKQCVFDDRTAAHKDVCFLQVDEGLICSEPRNGMVVTYSECCCHYGRGWGPECNTCPSRNSEMFSRLCEMHLETESDGEQDFLAAFAYNPGDSSEEDSDECSCANGRCVRSYLATMCECNTGFRPDHSRTRCIDIDECAEPGGRGGLCKNARCVNTAGSFKCYCKHGFVPTRRQNICVRRRSR, encoded by the exons TCGTGTGTCCCCTGACGTGTCTGAACGGAGGCGTGTGCAGCTCCAGGAAGCACTGCCTGTGTCCGCCCGGCTTCACCGGACGCCTCTGCCAGTTCCCGCTGCAGCAGACGCACCAAGCGCAGGCGGCGCGGGGCAACAAGCAGCCCGTGTATCCCATATCTCTGAAGCCTGATGGCCagaagctggtggagcagcCGGTGGGGCGCATGCAGCACACAGTGTTCACGCTGCCCTTCACTCACTTAGGCTACCACTCATCAGAAG tgcAGATCAACGTGCGCGTCCCCCACGCGTCCGTGGAGCACTCGCACGTCAAGCCGCCCCACAAGACGGCGCAGCGGCCGGCGCCGTCCAGACACAAGCCCAAGGGCCGCTGCTTCCAGGAGACCACGCCCAAGCAGGCT TGCAACAGCACCCCGCTCCCCGTCCTGACCAACCAGGAGGATTGCTGCGGCAGCGTGGGCAACTCATGGGGGCAAAACAAGTGTTATCAGTGTCCCAATCTACCAA ATGCATCGGTCAAACAGACCATTGTGGAGGACTATGGGCCAACATGTCCACAAGGCTATAAAAGATACAACAGCACACACTGTCAAG ACATCAACGAGTGCTCCCTGCAGGGCGTTTGTCAGAACGGGGACTGTCTGAACACACTGGGCAGCTTCAAATGCTCCTGCAACAGCGGTTACGTGCTGGACAGAAACCGATGCGTCG AGTCTCCGCTGGAGTCGGCCCAGTGCTTCCTGATGGCGTCCGAGAGCAGGGGCTGCGAGCACCCGCTGCCCACCCACATCACCCGGGACACGTGCTGCTGCACGGTGGGCAAAGCCTGGGGCCGCGGCTGCGAGCGGTGTCCGCAGGTGGGCACAG TGGCCTTCAGTAAGATCTGTCCTGCTGGGAAGGGCTACTACCTCCAGAGGGAGACCGTGGCCTTCTCCTTCAATCACGACAAGCCTCCGGAGGCCACGCCCCCTGTGCAGCAGGctcccaccagcaccagcgcgTACCGTGTGCCAG TTACGAAacccacccctcctcccatcGTCCGGCTGACCCCGGGCTACGGCCCCCACGAAACACAGACCAAAGTCCTGC CAGAGACAGATGAATGTTCACTAAGCAGGAACATTTGTGGCCACGGAGAGTGTGAGAACAGCCCGAACGGCCACATCTGTCACTGTCACCCCGGCTACCATCTCAACCCGCAGAGGAACATCTGTGAGG ATGAATGTGACTCAGAGCCGTGCGGCCACGGCCGAGGCTTTTGCGTCAACACAGATGGAGGCTACCGCTGCTTCTGTCGTCAGGGCTATAAGCACCTGGTGCAGCAAGGGAGACTTAAGTGCGTGG ATGTGAACGAGTGCCTGAAGCAAGACATCTGTGGAGCTGGGGGCCAGTGTGAGAATCTGCCCGGTTCCTACAAATGTGAATGTTACAGCGGCTTCAAGAGCAAGTCCCACCGTCATCCAGCCTGTGAAG ACATAAACGAGTGTTTGAATCCTGACGTGTGTCCCAACGAGCAGTGTGAGAACACGCCCGGCTCCTTCGAGTGCGTCCCCTGTTCCCCCGGTCACGAGGCCCGCGGCGGCGCCTGTTACG ACATTAATGAGTGCCAGAAGCCTGGTGTCTGCCCTAACGGCCGCTGTGAGAACCTCCCGGGCACCTACCGCTGCCTGTGCAACGAGGGCTTCCTCCCGTCTGCCGACAGCAAAGGCTGCAGCG ACATTGATGAGTGCGAGGACGTCAGACTATGCGCCTATGGCCACTGCATCAACACAGAAGGCTCCTTCCAGTGCCAGTGCTACCCTGGATACCAGCGCACGCAGGAGGGCAGCCACTGTGAAG ACATCAACGAGTGTGAAAGGCCGTCTAACTGTCAGAGGGGCCACTGCATCAACAGCATGGGCTCGTACCACTGCAAGTGTGAGAAGGGCTACATGCTGGTGGGAGGCAGAAGATGCCAAG ACATAGACGAATGCGCCACAGACAGAAGTCTCTGCCAGCCGTACGGATTCTGTGAGAATAAAGCCGGCTCGTACGAGTGCGTCTGCAACCACGGCTACGACCTCTCCGAGGACAAGCACAGCTGTGAGA TGCAGAGGatgcaggaagagaagaaggagtgCTACCTGAACCTGGACGACACCGTGTTCTGTGACAGCGTCCTGGCCACCAACGTCACCAAGCAGgagtgctgctgctccattgGAGTGGGATGGGGAGATCACTGCGAGATCTACCCCTGCCCCGTGTCCCAGTCAG CTGAGTTCCACTACCTGTGTCCAAACGGCCAAGGTCTCTACTATGAAGAAAGACTCCAGTACAGCCTCCCAGCGTACCATG ATATCGATGAGTGCGCTTTGTTCGCGGACGAAATCTGCAAGAAAGGTCGCTGCGAGAACACGATGCCGGGCTACGAGTGCTACTGCCAACAGGGCTTCTACTACGACGGCAACCTGCTGGAGTGCATCG ATGTGAATGAATGTCACGACGAGTCTCTGTGCACTAACGGTCAGTGCATCAACACCGAAGGATCcttctactgtaactgtaaccaGCCCTGGATTCCAGACCCCTACAAGAAGAAGTGTGTGATGGCAACAGTAGCAG ATGTGAATGAGTGTGAGGACCCGCAAAACTGCAAGAACGGCCACTGTGTGGACACTCCGGGCTCCTACTACTGCATCTGCTCTCCGCCCTGGACCCTGGCCACCGACCGCAACAGCTGCGTGACGCCCGAGGAACAAGCTG ATGTAGATGAGTGCCAGGACCCCTCGTACTGTAAGAATGGGAGGTGTGAGAACACGCCCGGCTCCTTTCACTGCTTTTGCGACCCTCCCCTCACCTTCAGCGCAGCGTTGAAACAGTGCGTCTTTGACG ATCGCACCGCAGCCCACAAGGACGTGTGCTTCCTGCAGGTGGACGAGGGCCTGATCTGCAGCGAGCCGAGGAACGGCATGGTGGTGACCTACTCGGAGTGCTGCTGCCACTATGGCCGCGGCTGGGGGCCCGAGTGCAACACCTGTCCGTCCAGGAACTCAG AAATGTTCAGCCGTCTGTGCGAGATGCATCTGGAGACGGAGTCTGATGGAGAGCAGGATTTCCTGGCAGCTTTTGCCTACAACCCAG GCGACAGCTCTGAGGAGGATTCAGATGAATGTAGCTGTGCAAATGGCCGCTGTGTGCGCTCCTACCTGGCCACCATGTGTGAATGTAACACGGGCTTTAGGCCGGACCACTCCCGCACCCGCTGCATAG ACATCGACGAGTGCGCCGAACCCGGGGGCCGCGGCGGCCTGTGCAAGAACGCCCGCTGCGTGAACACCGCCGGCTCCTTCAAGTGCTACTGCAAACACGGGTTCGTGCCGACGCGCAGGCAAAACATATGCGTCCGCCGCAGAAGCCGGTAG